The genomic DNA TAGAACCCCTTTGATATTGACGTCGATCATTTGATCCCACTCATCCACTCGAAGTTTGTTCAAGAAGGAAAAAGGACTAATTCCCGCGTTATTAACCAGGATATCGACTCTACCGAATCTCTCGATCGTATGGGCTGCCAACGCTTCCATATCACGGCGAGAGGTCACATCCGTGACATGGTAACTTACATCACCGCCGAGCGCTCTCATTTCCTCTTGGAATTGATGAAGCCGATCTTCCCTCCTGGCTGCCATCATCACGCGGATCCCATGATGAACCAATTCTCTCACGGTCGCCTCCCCGATCCCACTGCTGGCTCCCGTTACAATAGCTACTTTGTTTGCCATCGTTCTATCCCTCCTTGGCAAATCTCTTCATGACGTTGTCTGTAATTCTTTCGACGAATGGATTCTTCCCTTCTATTCCATAAGCCCATTCGGTTGCACCACCATTAAAAACATTTCCTTTTCCCTTAGAAAACTGAACCATCATGGCATGCCCGTATCTAAACTTTTCTCGATTTTCCGGGGTATCAGCCCCTAATAGTTCCCTGGCAAAGGTATGCAATTCGCTATCCCCTACTTTTAGATCCACATACCCTCGGTCTGTACGCTCCCCAGGACTGACAGGCGTCATCGCTAGAATCTCCATTCCTACAGGGGATCCATCCTTTCCCGTCGGGTATGGCAAACCGTCCTTAACCTGGAAGTCACACCCATCGTTCTCATATCCAATGATGCCTTCTAGGTTTCCAAGTAGATCTCCGTATTCTAGTCCGGTTCCCTCGAACGCCCAATGATCAGGACGATACACCGTATACCCAGCAGAACCTCTTGGGACGGACATGCCTGTTCGGGCGTATCCGCCACGGGTAAAAGAAATACCTGTTAGATGATTCTCAGGTCGTTGAATGACCTTAGAGGACCAAATCGAAGTCACATATTTCTCCTCAGGGGTTCCCATGACAGGATCTAGTTCGGTCGCTTTATGTTTATAACACACCATTCTTTTTCCCTCATCCTCGAATCGCACCTGCCAGAAGACGCTGTTACCAGAGAACATGGCGAGATTCCCGCCCTCCTCAATCCAATTCTCTACCACATCTCTTTCCTTCCAAGACCAGTATTCATCATGACCGACGCTTAGGTACATCTGATAGGAATCGAGTAATCCCGGCTTCGAATCTAGATCATACTGAATGGCGTAGTCTACTGAATACCCCTTCTCCTCCAACCACTTCACGAAGATCTCTTCCCAGCGCCCGATAAATCCAGAAGGTCCAGTCCAATAATCCACTTCCGCTTCAATCGAGAAGGGGCGATAAGGCCGACCTTGCTCCTCCATCGGTGCCAGCTCTTTTCCTACAGGAAACATCATCCTCGGTGCGCCTGAAAGCTTACTTAACAATCCCGGTTCAAACGGCCGCAACAGGGAGGCCCCAGTGGAAACCTCTTGATGAAATTCGAAGACATCCTTACTAGAATAAAGATTTCCACCTCCCCAACTGTTATAAGCTAAGTACGTATTGGTAGATAAAACGAAAAGGATCTTCGCATCCCTCCCCGGATGGGCGGAACGAACGACAAAGAAGTGCTCGGATTCGGCATATCGGCCTGATAACCCTTCCGCTCTTACGAGCACTTGATAGTAGCCTGACCTCCACTCTAGAGGGACTTGTAAAGTAAGGGAAACGGGCCATTCACAACCGTACTCATTCGCTTTTTCCGGGATATCCTGCCACTCCGCAGCTAATTGGCTGCCTTCCCAAACCACTTCTCCCTTTAACCCTATACGAGCGATGGTCATCGAATAGGAGGGACTTTGACTTGAAACATGAAAGGAAACCATCTCCCCTGGGGCATAGCTTAATTGATCCGTGTAGCACCAGATGAGACCTTTACTTTCACTGCCTAACGCAGGGTTGATTTGACTCATGAACCGGACTCTCCTCCCTCTTTATGTTATCTTCTATTGATTTTAGATAAGTAAGGCCTTGTTTCGCCGTTTCGCTAGGATCCTGATCGTACAGACATTCGAGTGAAACATACCCGTCGTACCCTATCTGTTTTAACACCTCGATAATCGAAGCAAAGTTGATATGCCCCATTCCTGGTGCTCGTCGATTACTGTCCGCCACGTGAACATATCCGAGCTGATCTTGGCAGGAGAGAATGCTTTCCACAAAATCCGTTTCTTCTATATTCATATGGAAGGTGTCAATATGAATCTTCAGAAACTCGCTTCCTACTTCTTCTATCAGCTTCGCGGTTTCCTCAATCGTATTGAGGTAATTGACTTCATACCGATTAATCACCTCTATGGCAAGAACCACACCTTTCTCTTGGGCATAGTCCGTTAATTGAGTTAAGCTATCCACTAGATATTGCTTATATTTGCTAGAGACCTCTAAATCCGGGATATTCCCACGCATATACCCAATGATCACCATACACTCTAATTGCTCCGCTAAATCAATACACGCTTTCAACCGTTGGACGGCCTTGGCCCTCCCTTCATCGGAATCATCGATTAACGATAATCGATCGAGGGTATACCCCATGCCCGTCACGAAGGCTGAAATGGAAAAGCCCATCCTATCGCAATATGCCTTTAGCTGCTCCCCATCCACTTCATTCGGATCGTTGATATGCCACTCGATAGCGTCGTACCCTATCGTTTTAGCTAGATCTATACTTTGATAGAGGTCGCCCTTGAATAATACAGGGGCAGCTCGGTGGACACGTTCCCCTCCCCCTGTCACGGCATAGTTTAGGCGCTTAGTGATCATGTAGACCCCCATTGAGTACGATGGAGATCGCTTCATCCAAAAGATCAAGACCTGCTTCCAAAGCTTCTTCCTCTATCACTAGTGGCGGCATTAATCTCAACACATTCCCATGAAGTCCTGTTGGAGCAATCACTGCCAATCCGAGGTGAATCGCTTGCATGGCAATCGCTCGGGCCGTTTCTGGGTCCGGCTCACGACCTTCGCGGCTTTTCACGACTTCAATACCGGATACCAAACCGATCGAACGGGCTTCACCAATGATCCGATATTTTTCAACTAAGGTCTGGAATCTTTGGGCCATTCGTTCCCCTAGTCTCGCTGCTCGCTCAGGTAGCCGTTCCTCTACGATTACGTCAATCGTGGCCATAGCCGCTGCACAAGATAAGGGATTCCCGCCATAGGTACTTGTCATCGTTCCAGGAGGAAGATGATCCATAATCGAATCACGCCCAACAACCGCACTGGTCGGAACTCCACTCGATATCCCCTTTGCTAAGCAGACTAGATCTGGAAGAATGCCATAATGCTCGAAGCCAAACATCTTGCCCGTTCGACCAAACCCCGCTTGCACCTCATCCATAATTAATAGGATATCGTGGCGATCACAAAACTCCCTGACCCCCTGCACAAACTTTACCGATGGCACGACACAGCCGCCGGATCCTAGGTAGGATTCCATGATAACAGCGGCTATATTTCCCGTGGAGGCGGTGTGTAGAATTTGCTCCATATACTGAAGCGTATGCTCATCGCATTGATCATGAGGTTGGCTGAAGGTGCAGCGATAAGGATACGGAAAAGGCACGTGAAGGATATTGGACGCTTGAGGTCCGCATCCGCTCTTCACCTTTTTAATTCCCCCTAGACTCATTGTCAGATGCGTTCTCCCATGGAAGGAACCATGAAAACTAATAATCTCACTTTTTCCCGTTTTGGCACGGGCAAACTTAATGGCGGCTTCAATCGCCTCTGACCCCGTAGTCAGCAACAATACTCGGTTTAATTCTTCGGGAAACAGATTCACTATTTTTTCGGCAAGCTCGGCTCGCAGATGATGGGAGGAATCGTAGGAGTTCAAGAACTTTCCTGCTTGCTCTTGTATGGCCGCTACAACCTTAGGGTGGGAGTGCCCGACATTCGAAACCAGAATGCCAGAGGTAAAATCAATATACTCATTCCCATCGACATCGATAATCGTAGCTCCATAAGCTTCCTTCCAAACAAGCGGAGTCGAGGAACAAGCGGACCTAGGAATATAGTTTTTTTCTTTTTGAATAATTTCTTGCGCTTTAGGGCCAGGTGGTGCGACAACCATCTTAGAAAATGCCGTCTTCATGATTAGATTCCCTCCAACTTGAGTCATTCGCTCGATATGACATGAATTGCAATATTTTGGTTTATTTTGTCATTTTAAGGTATTAGGATTCATTTTAATAGAAAAAGTTTTACCCTCTTTTCCTAGCCATGACTTTTAACACCGCATTCGCTACGTGTACCGGAGTAAGTCCGTACTTATCCAATAAAGCATCATTAGACCCTGACTCTGTATTTTTATCTTGCACTCCCACTCTCTCCATGGGAGTTGGCCAGTGCTCTCCTAATACTTCCGATACCGCACTTCCAAGCCCTCCATAGATGTTGTGCTCCTCCGCTGTCACGATGGCGCCCGTTGTTCTCGCCGCTGCGACGACCGCTTCGATATCGATCGGTTTAACAGATGGCATATGGAGCACGGCAGCAGATATCCCTTGCTGTTCCAATAGATAAGCGGCGATAAGAGAACGACTCGTCTGCGTCCCCGTCGAGATGATCGTCACATCGTTACCTTCTCGCAGCAGGACTCCTTTTCCGATTTGGAATTCGTACTCGGCTTGATCAAACAGAATCGGGTAAGGATCTCTCGCCAAACGAATGTACACCGGCCCTTCATACTTGTAGGCAAAATCCATCATCTTCTCGAGTTCTACAGCATCCGCAGGGGCCAACACCACCATGTTCGGCAGACTCCTCATGATGGCCATGTCTTCAATCCCCTGATGAGTTTTTCCTGTGCAACCATTGAGAAGTCCACTATAAGCTCCTACCATTTTCACATTAAGCTTAGGCTGACTAATGGATACAACAATCGGGTCAAGCGCCCGCTTGACGATAAAGGCGGCAAAAGAGCACACCCAAGGCTGAAAGCCAACGGCTGCAAGGCCAGCTGCGACACCTAGCATATTCTGCTCAGCAATGCCCATCTGCAGGAACTGCTTCGCGTTGTTTTCTGCCACTTTATCTAGCTTCGTTGAGTTCGCTAAGTCCCCATCTAGCGCCAACACTCTCGTATCTGCTTGAGATAAAGCTAGTAATTTCTGCCCGAATAGATCCCGCATGGACACCATATGATTTTTCTCCAACGTTACCACCTACACGACCCCCTCAGCCAATTCTTCTAACGCTGCCTGAAGCTCAGGATCAGTAGGGACCCTGGAGTGCCATAGATATTGGCCTTCCATAAAACTAACACCCTTCCCCTTCACCGTATGAGCAATAATAATCGTAGGCTTGCCTTTGACTCCTTTTGCTTCACGGAAAGCTCGGAGGATCTGCAACATATCGTGGCCATCTATGCTGATCACATGGAAGCCAAAAGCCTTCCATCTCTCCGCTGGCTCCAACACGGGTATTTCTCTTTCTTTCCCCTCCGTTCCCGGCCATCCGTATTGCTGTAATCCGTTATAATCAAGAACGACCGTCAAATTGTCCAACTTATATTTCACAGCCGTATCCGCCGCTTCCCACACCTGACCCTCTTGCGTTTCCCCGTCGCCTACCATGCAGTAGGTATGAAAGGATGAACCTTCGAGCTTAGAGCCTAAAGCAATTCCCACCGCATTCGAGATCCCGATCCCGAGCGAGCCGGTAGACATATCTAAACCCGGTAACACGGTCATATCCGGATGCGCCTGAAGTCGGGAGTTGATTTTATCGAAGGTCTCCAGCTCTGCTTTTGAAAAATACCCTCTTTCGGCAAGCGTACAATACAACGCAATCGCGGAGTGCCCTTTAGACAGGACAAAGCGGTCCCGCATCACATCCTTCGGATTGTCTGGATCGATTTTCATGACTTCAAAATACAGGGCAGTTAGAAGATCCGTTGCAGAAAGAGGCCCTCCCAAATGTCCAGCCTGTGCCCTGTAAACCGTCCTGATAATATTCCTCCGAATCTCCCTTGCCGTTTTCACAAGCTCTGTTACCTGCATCTCATCTCTATGTTGATCCACGAATACACCCTCTCCCTCGTTTTATTTCGTCTCCTTATTTATACGAGCATGAACACACTTTAAGGTAAACGATTACTTTAATTAACCTGAGAATATCCCGATAAAGATGGATACACTCCTTTGAAAAGGCTGGGTTTCCACCTTTGCACCCCTA from Ammoniphilus sp. CFH 90114 includes the following:
- a CDS encoding N,N-dimethylformamidase beta subunit family domain-containing protein gives rise to the protein MSQINPALGSESKGLIWCYTDQLSYAPGEMVSFHVSSQSPSYSMTIARIGLKGEVVWEGSQLAAEWQDIPEKANEYGCEWPVSLTLQVPLEWRSGYYQVLVRAEGLSGRYAESEHFFVVRSAHPGRDAKILFVLSTNTYLAYNSWGGGNLYSSKDVFEFHQEVSTGASLLRPFEPGLLSKLSGAPRMMFPVGKELAPMEEQGRPYRPFSIEAEVDYWTGPSGFIGRWEEIFVKWLEEKGYSVDYAIQYDLDSKPGLLDSYQMYLSVGHDEYWSWKERDVVENWIEEGGNLAMFSGNSVFWQVRFEDEGKRMVCYKHKATELDPVMGTPEEKYVTSIWSSKVIQRPENHLTGISFTRGGYARTGMSVPRGSAGYTVYRPDHWAFEGTGLEYGDLLGNLEGIIGYENDGCDFQVKDGLPYPTGKDGSPVGMEILAMTPVSPGERTDRGYVDLKVGDSELHTFARELLGADTPENREKFRYGHAMMVQFSKGKGNVFNGGATEWAYGIEGKNPFVERITDNVMKRFAKEG
- a CDS encoding sugar phosphate isomerase/epimerase family protein; the encoded protein is MITKRLNYAVTGGGERVHRAAPVLFKGDLYQSIDLAKTIGYDAIEWHINDPNEVDGEQLKAYCDRMGFSISAFVTGMGYTLDRLSLIDDSDEGRAKAVQRLKACIDLAEQLECMVIIGYMRGNIPDLEVSSKYKQYLVDSLTQLTDYAQEKGVVLAIEVINRYEVNYLNTIEETAKLIEEVGSEFLKIHIDTFHMNIEETDFVESILSCQDQLGYVHVADSNRRAPGMGHINFASIIEVLKQIGYDGYVSLECLYDQDPSETAKQGLTYLKSIEDNIKREESPVHESNQPCVRQ
- a CDS encoding aspartate aminotransferase family protein encodes the protein MKTAFSKMVVAPPGPKAQEIIQKEKNYIPRSACSSTPLVWKEAYGATIIDVDGNEYIDFTSGILVSNVGHSHPKVVAAIQEQAGKFLNSYDSSHHLRAELAEKIVNLFPEELNRVLLLTTGSEAIEAAIKFARAKTGKSEIISFHGSFHGRTHLTMSLGGIKKVKSGCGPQASNILHVPFPYPYRCTFSQPHDQCDEHTLQYMEQILHTASTGNIAAVIMESYLGSGGCVVPSVKFVQGVREFCDRHDILLIMDEVQAGFGRTGKMFGFEHYGILPDLVCLAKGISSGVPTSAVVGRDSIMDHLPPGTMTSTYGGNPLSCAAAMATIDVIVEERLPERAARLGERMAQRFQTLVEKYRIIGEARSIGLVSGIEVVKSREGREPDPETARAIAMQAIHLGLAVIAPTGLHGNVLRLMPPLVIEEEALEAGLDLLDEAISIVLNGGLHDH
- a CDS encoding transketolase family protein is translated as MVTLEKNHMVSMRDLFGQKLLALSQADTRVLALDGDLANSTKLDKVAENNAKQFLQMGIAEQNMLGVAAGLAAVGFQPWVCSFAAFIVKRALDPIVVSISQPKLNVKMVGAYSGLLNGCTGKTHQGIEDMAIMRSLPNMVVLAPADAVELEKMMDFAYKYEGPVYIRLARDPYPILFDQAEYEFQIGKGVLLREGNDVTIISTGTQTSRSLIAAYLLEQQGISAAVLHMPSVKPIDIEAVVAAARTTGAIVTAEEHNIYGGLGSAVSEVLGEHWPTPMERVGVQDKNTESGSNDALLDKYGLTPVHVANAVLKVMARKRG
- a CDS encoding transketolase, with protein sequence MQVTELVKTAREIRRNIIRTVYRAQAGHLGGPLSATDLLTALYFEVMKIDPDNPKDVMRDRFVLSKGHSAIALYCTLAERGYFSKAELETFDKINSRLQAHPDMTVLPGLDMSTGSLGIGISNAVGIALGSKLEGSSFHTYCMVGDGETQEGQVWEAADTAVKYKLDNLTVVLDYNGLQQYGWPGTEGKEREIPVLEPAERWKAFGFHVISIDGHDMLQILRAFREAKGVKGKPTIIIAHTVKGKGVSFMEGQYLWHSRVPTDPELQAALEELAEGVV